From the genome of Geminocystis herdmanii PCC 6308, one region includes:
- a CDS encoding FAD-dependent oxidoreductase: MYRFISKDFWQKLIAIPLSLISVTPVMASVPRNVERTEECEILVVGAGLAGAATAYEALLMGKTVCLTDITDWVGGQISSQGTSALDERSTQRKELFFPSGYLELRSNLEKFYGRSNPGECWVSDSCFLPKDAHTVLQKQLQEAAKKGKGTLKWFPNTVIKDLKIETVANAGTGQQIIEAIAIQHQPQPNTPPLNTEPLSQVIEDAYTYQDSARFKKNIIRFTPPQKPRKEGKANWFVIEATETGELIGLTDVPHRLGIDPRSELEPSSSSTTQDPYCTQGFTYTFAMEQTAEPQPQPEPPFYKQYEPYYSYELPRLADFDLVYTYRRIWKAEPSEMVTFQGISFTKPTPGDISMQNWTWGNDYRPGTSKDNLIYTKEQLQQTGQFNPGGWMGGLRTETLRKGEENALGFYHWLVAGTTDSQLGDGVKKPNPNQILLKGLDSPMGTVHGLSKYPYMREGRRIIGRPNYAHPNGFMVNEIDISRRNYRDDYYRQTLTPDQYRRLQALLSGLEGFSVLSGQIDPDEVKNRTRSTIYPDAVGIGHYAIDFHPCMTEYPHEKPGNTERKGERRGQGQAYPFQIPLSAMIPQKIDNMLVAGKSIATSHIAAAAYRVHSFEWSSGAAAGITASMALQKGILPYEFTEGFAFRNKNLQELKITLEKRGNPTQFPNTSIFNSDWDDWR; this comes from the coding sequence ATGTATAGATTTATTAGTAAAGATTTTTGGCAAAAATTAATCGCTATTCCTTTGAGTCTTATTTCTGTAACTCCCGTTATGGCAAGTGTCCCCCGTAATGTCGAGCGAACCGAAGAATGTGAGATATTAGTAGTAGGAGCAGGATTAGCAGGGGCAGCCACTGCCTATGAAGCCTTGTTAATGGGGAAAACTGTTTGTTTAACGGATATTACTGATTGGGTGGGAGGACAAATTTCTTCTCAGGGAACTTCTGCGTTAGATGAACGTAGTACTCAAAGAAAAGAGTTATTTTTTCCTAGTGGTTATTTGGAGTTGAGAAGTAATCTGGAAAAATTCTATGGTCGATCGAATCCGGGGGAGTGTTGGGTAAGTGATTCTTGTTTTTTACCTAAAGATGCCCATACAGTCTTACAAAAACAGTTACAAGAAGCTGCCAAAAAAGGTAAAGGTACTTTAAAATGGTTTCCCAATACCGTGATTAAAGATTTAAAAATTGAAACTGTGGCGAATGCGGGAACAGGACAACAGATTATCGAGGCGATCGCCATTCAACATCAACCGCAACCGAATACTCCTCCCCTCAACACCGAACCTTTATCTCAAGTCATTGAGGATGCCTACACATATCAGGATTCGGCTAGATTTAAGAAAAATATTATTAGGTTTACTCCTCCTCAAAAACCGAGAAAAGAAGGTAAAGCAAATTGGTTTGTCATCGAAGCCACAGAAACAGGGGAATTAATCGGCTTAACCGATGTACCCCATCGCCTTGGAATTGATCCTCGATCGGAATTAGAACCATCATCATCGAGTACTACACAAGACCCCTATTGCACTCAAGGATTTACTTATACCTTTGCTATGGAGCAAACCGCCGAACCACAACCGCAACCCGAACCCCCTTTTTATAAACAGTATGAGCCTTATTATAGCTATGAATTACCCAGATTAGCCGATTTTGACCTTGTTTATACCTACAGACGTATTTGGAAAGCAGAGCCTAGTGAGATGGTGACATTTCAAGGTATTAGCTTTACAAAACCTACCCCCGGCGATATTTCCATGCAAAACTGGACATGGGGAAATGATTATCGCCCAGGTACATCAAAAGACAATTTAATTTATACCAAAGAACAATTACAACAGACAGGACAATTTAACCCTGGCGGGTGGATGGGGGGATTACGCACAGAAACCCTCCGAAAAGGAGAAGAAAACGCCCTAGGTTTTTACCATTGGTTAGTAGCAGGTACAACGGATTCTCAATTAGGGGATGGTGTCAAAAAACCAAATCCCAATCAGATATTGTTGAAGGGTTTAGACTCTCCTATGGGTACAGTTCACGGTTTATCGAAGTATCCTTATATGAGGGAAGGAAGAAGAATCATTGGCAGACCAAATTATGCTCATCCTAACGGTTTTATGGTCAATGAAATTGATATTTCTCGCCGTAACTATCGAGATGACTATTACCGTCAAACTCTTACCCCTGATCAATATCGCCGTTTACAAGCCTTATTGTCTGGTTTAGAAGGATTTTCCGTGTTAAGTGGTCAAATTGATCCTGATGAAGTTAAAAATCGCACTCGATCGACCATTTACCCCGATGCAGTTGGTATTGGACACTATGCCATCGACTTTCACCCCTGTATGACAGAGTATCCCCACGAAAAACCGGGTAATACCGAGCGAAAAGGAGAAAGACGAGGACAAGGACAGGCTTATCCCTTCCAAATTCCCTTATCTGCCATGATTCCCCAAAAAATTGACAATATGCTCGTAGCAGGAAAAAGTATCGCCACCAGTCATATTGCCGCCGCCGCTTATCGAGTCCATTCCTTCGAGTGGTCATCGGGTGCAGCGGCAGGTATTACAGCATCTATGGCTTTACAAAAAGGTATTTTACCCTATGAATTTACAGAAGGTTTTGCATTCCGCAACAAAAATCTACAGGAATTAAAAATCACCTTAGAAAAAAGAGGTAATCCCACTCAATTCCCTAATACTTCTATCTTTAATTCAGATTGGGACGATTGGAGGTAA
- a CDS encoding sensor histidine kinase, translating to MFQATRRRLAIWYTSITAILLIIFALGIYSYVYTTLLDRIDDTLKHVVEIVEPSLIIERVSKEEGTYQVNLEGSFYQHPSTTNQVEDDHIDLEWFSPNGELLWQTLESPLPIPLSFNSGGKTIRISDDYLLRQITKRVEIGRYVLGYLRVSHPLFDVVKPIQQLIIDLSLAIFLMIISVAGIGWFLSGIAIQPVIESYQSLKQFTADASHELRNPIATIKTNIQSLLSYPEIDINAQQKQLKILERLTEKLSNLVNDLLFLARNDGGIIKPNFQTIPLDALLLEVVEEQKIIAKEKNIYLSFDIEDNNIDENLFNINGDWNEINRLFTNLISNSILHSINENNYQNLSIKVTLKTIKKNHKNYCQIEVKDNGIGIEEKILPHLFDRFYRGDFARTKGDNNNYSTGLGLAIALAIVESHQGKIKVESQINEGSNFIVTLPLVS from the coding sequence ATTTTTCAAGCTACCCGTCGTCGTCTGGCTATTTGGTACACCAGTATAACCGCTATATTATTGATTATTTTTGCTCTTGGTATTTATAGTTATGTTTACACTACTCTGCTCGATCGAATTGACGACACCTTAAAACACGTTGTGGAAATTGTTGAACCATCTTTAATTATCGAAAGAGTCAGTAAAGAAGAAGGCACATATCAAGTAAATTTAGAAGGCAGTTTTTATCAACATCCAAGCACCACTAATCAAGTGGAAGATGATCACATTGATTTAGAATGGTTTAGTCCCAATGGTGAGTTATTGTGGCAAACTTTAGAGTCACCTTTACCTATTCCCTTGTCTTTTAATTCAGGGGGAAAAACTATTCGTATTTCTGATGATTATTTATTAAGACAAATTACCAAAAGAGTAGAAATTGGTCGTTATGTTTTAGGTTATTTAAGAGTAAGTCATCCTTTATTTGATGTGGTAAAACCCATTCAACAACTAATTATTGATTTAAGTTTAGCTATTTTTTTAATGATTATTTCTGTAGCTGGAATTGGTTGGTTTTTATCGGGAATTGCTATTCAACCTGTCATTGAATCTTATCAAAGTTTAAAACAATTTACGGCGGATGCTTCCCATGAATTAAGGAATCCGATCGCCACTATCAAAACCAATATTCAAAGCCTTTTATCCTATCCTGAAATTGATATTAATGCCCAACAAAAACAGTTAAAAATTTTAGAAAGACTCACAGAAAAACTCAGTAATTTAGTCAATGATTTATTATTTTTAGCGAGAAATGATGGCGGTATTATTAAACCCAATTTTCAAACTATTCCTTTAGATGCTTTACTTTTAGAAGTAGTAGAAGAACAAAAAATTATTGCTAAAGAGAAAAATATTTACTTATCTTTTGATATTGAGGATAATAATATAGACGAAAATTTATTTAATATTAATGGAGATTGGAACGAAATTAATCGTTTATTTACTAATTTAATTAGTAATAGTATTTTACATAGTATCAATGAAAATAATTACCAAAATTTAAGTATTAAAGTTACTTTAAAAACCATCAAAAAAAATCATAAAAATTATTGCCAAATTGAGGTAAAAGATAATGGTATTGGTATTGAGGAAAAGATATTACCCCATTTGTTCGATCGATTTTATCGAGGAGATTTTGCTCGTACTAAAGGAGACAATAATAATTATAGTACAGGTTTAGGATTAGCCATCGCCCTTGCTATTGTAGAGAGTCATCAAGGGAAAATTAAAGTTGAAAGTCAAATTAATGAGGGGAGTAACTTTATTGTCACCCTTCCTCTTGTTTCTTAA
- the rpsN gene encoding 30S ribosomal protein S14, whose product MAKKSMIARETKRAKLVAKYAKKRADLKEQINAASDPLEKFELQRKFQRLPLNSSPYRQRNRCWVTGRPRGFYRDFGLSRNVLREWAHEGLLPGVVKSSW is encoded by the coding sequence ATGGCTAAAAAATCAATGATTGCACGGGAAACAAAACGTGCCAAGTTAGTAGCTAAATATGCCAAAAAAAGAGCAGACTTAAAAGAACAAATTAATGCTGCTAGTGATCCTTTAGAAAAATTTGAGTTACAACGCAAATTCCAAAGATTGCCCTTAAATAGTTCTCCTTACCGTCAACGTAACCGTTGTTGGGTGACGGGAAGACCAAGAGGTTTCTATCGTGATTTTGGTTTATCTCGTAATGTTCTCAGAGAATGGGCGCATGAAGGTTTATTACCCGGTGTAGTTAAATCTAGTTGGTAA
- the petE gene encoding plastocyanin yields the protein MIKKLGLLLSSLLLAVTMIAVNPVHADTVEVKMGADSGMLAFQPAKVTIKAGDTVKWVNNKLAPHNVVFDSSAKNGEKLSHKGLVFSAGESFEATFAEPGEYTYYCEPHRGAGMVGTITVE from the coding sequence ATGATTAAGAAACTAGGTTTATTATTATCCTCCTTATTATTAGCTGTTACCATGATTGCGGTTAATCCAGTTCATGCCGACACCGTAGAAGTAAAAATGGGTGCAGATAGCGGAATGTTAGCTTTTCAACCTGCAAAAGTAACGATCAAAGCTGGTGATACCGTAAAATGGGTAAACAATAAACTCGCTCCTCATAATGTAGTTTTTGATAGTTCTGCAAAAAATGGTGAGAAATTAAGCCACAAAGGATTAGTATTTTCCGCTGGAGAATCCTTTGAAGCGACTTTTGCTGAACCCGGAGAATATACCTACTATTGTGAACCTCATCGTGGAGCAGGTATGGTAGGAACTATCACCGTAGAATAG